The proteins below come from a single Fodinicola acaciae genomic window:
- a CDS encoding carbohydrate ABC transporter permease translates to MALPNEIASTRPRRVLVTAAVWLAGAGFVLPLLWMLTSSFRTSEDIFGNLSTLSWRLFLPHPFTVGNYATLATGEFGLSVVNSVIVTAVTVVVGLLICAMAAFALSMLRFRGAALVFSVVVLSFLVPFDAIAVPLAVLFRDWQLSNTYAGLILPGLANGLAIFVLRQFFLGIPAELAEAARVDGMSWWGIFLRIYLPLSKPALIGAGFTLFLFQWGAYLWPLLIGTEPSKVLGPIALANLSGQFGVDFGAIFAGAVLLTLAPLLVLLFFQRYFTASLSSTGIKN, encoded by the coding sequence ATGGCTCTGCCCAACGAGATCGCCTCGACGCGGCCGCGTCGCGTCCTGGTCACCGCGGCGGTCTGGCTGGCCGGCGCTGGCTTCGTGCTGCCGCTGCTGTGGATGCTGACCAGCAGTTTCCGCACCAGCGAAGACATTTTCGGTAACCTGTCGACGTTGTCCTGGCGGCTGTTCCTGCCGCATCCGTTCACCGTCGGCAATTACGCGACACTGGCGACCGGTGAGTTCGGCCTGTCGGTGGTCAACAGCGTGATCGTCACCGCGGTGACCGTCGTCGTCGGCCTGCTGATCTGCGCGATGGCCGCGTTCGCGTTGAGCATGCTGCGATTTCGCGGTGCCGCGCTGGTCTTCTCGGTCGTGGTCCTGAGTTTTCTCGTGCCGTTCGACGCCATCGCCGTGCCGCTCGCGGTGCTCTTTCGCGACTGGCAGCTGAGCAACACCTACGCCGGTCTGATCCTGCCGGGACTGGCCAACGGCCTGGCGATTTTCGTGTTGCGGCAGTTCTTCCTCGGCATCCCGGCCGAGCTCGCCGAGGCGGCACGCGTCGACGGCATGTCGTGGTGGGGGATCTTCCTGCGCATCTATCTGCCGCTGTCGAAGCCGGCGCTGATCGGTGCTGGCTTCACGCTGTTCCTGTTCCAATGGGGAGCATACCTGTGGCCGCTGCTGATCGGCACCGAGCCGTCGAAAGTGCTCGGACCCATCGCACTGGCCAATCTGAGCGGACAGTTTGGTGTGGATTTCGGCGCGATCTTCGCCGGCGCGGTGTTGCTGACGCTCGCGCCGCTGCTCGTGTTGTTGTTCTTCCAGCGCTACTTCACCGCGTCGTTGTCATCGACCGGAATCAAGAACTGA
- a CDS encoding nucleoside hydrolase, translated as MAQQLILDTDIGSDVDDALALSVILGSPEVELKAVTTVYGDTDVRARLASRLVKLAGRAETGPVIIPGETETLSGRPVWWAGHEGKLFDDLAVEQIETGISAPDYLAQAVAEQPGQITILAIAPLTNIALALRRDPSFATNVRRIHMMAGDFRETGRTPEHNIKSDITAAKEVFQAGIPITVTGLDITTQLQLDAKAVAEVAASGPLGAALEKEIGQWWRFHGHEWNNPHDPIAALTLIEPALFSSRRTDVEISDEGVTLDRANPDGRTDVIATLDKPAVARAIVDRIMVNGVS; from the coding sequence ATGGCGCAGCAGCTGATTCTCGACACCGACATCGGTTCGGACGTCGACGATGCATTGGCGTTGAGTGTGATCCTCGGCTCTCCCGAGGTCGAGCTCAAAGCCGTCACGACCGTCTACGGCGACACGGACGTACGCGCCCGGCTCGCGTCACGTCTGGTGAAGCTCGCCGGCCGCGCCGAAACCGGTCCGGTGATCATCCCCGGTGAGACCGAGACGTTGAGCGGACGACCGGTCTGGTGGGCCGGCCACGAGGGAAAACTCTTCGACGACCTGGCCGTCGAACAGATCGAGACGGGCATTTCCGCGCCGGACTACCTGGCGCAGGCGGTGGCCGAGCAGCCCGGCCAGATCACCATCCTCGCCATCGCTCCGCTGACCAACATCGCTCTCGCGCTGCGGCGCGATCCGAGTTTTGCCACCAACGTACGGCGTATCCACATGATGGCCGGTGACTTCCGCGAGACCGGACGCACGCCGGAACACAACATCAAGAGCGACATCACCGCCGCGAAGGAGGTTTTCCAAGCGGGCATCCCGATAACTGTCACCGGACTCGACATCACCACGCAGTTGCAGCTCGACGCCAAGGCCGTGGCCGAGGTCGCCGCTAGCGGTCCGCTCGGTGCCGCGCTGGAGAAGGAGATCGGACAGTGGTGGAGGTTCCACGGACACGAGTGGAACAACCCGCACGACCCGATCGCGGCGCTGACGCTGATCGAGCCGGCGCTGTTTTCCAGCCGGCGTACGGATGTCGAGATCAGTGACGAGGGTGTGACGCTGGACAGGGCAAACCCGGACGGTCGCACCGATGTCATTGCCACACTGGACAAACCAGCGGTCGCCCGCGCGATCGTCGACCGTATTATGGTGAACGGCGTCTCCTGA
- a CDS encoding helix-turn-helix domain-containing protein — MSVVRACQVTLTGSVRRLLKQRVRGQKTPYRDRFGAQIVLLAAAGQSNAAIASRLHTTVDTLRKWRGRFVAGGAEGLADRPGRADRGGVQVAQVRSLACELPAVTGVPLSRWSAAELAREATLRGITVQGISPATVHRWLITDAIKPWQYRSWLFPRDPDFAAKAARVLDRYAAPPASGTIDHWVPSTSSPPTRKPPSRLAADATPSLPPGKARVMRVNHEYERGEALAYLATYDVHHARVFGQCAASTGIEPFMSLVEQVMTIQPYASAKRVFWVVDNGSSHRGQAAINRLAKRFPNAVMVHTPIHAS; from the coding sequence ATGTCGGTGGTGCGCGCCTGCCAGGTCACGTTGACGGGCTCGGTACGACGGCTGCTCAAACAGCGTGTGCGGGGCCAGAAAACTCCGTATCGGGACAGATTCGGTGCACAGATCGTGCTGTTGGCCGCCGCTGGGCAGTCCAATGCCGCGATCGCCTCGCGCCTGCACACGACGGTGGATACGCTCCGCAAGTGGCGAGGCCGTTTCGTCGCTGGCGGCGCGGAGGGCCTGGCAGACCGCCCCGGTCGGGCCGACCGCGGCGGGGTCCAGGTTGCCCAGGTCCGGTCGCTGGCGTGTGAACTTCCCGCCGTCACCGGAGTGCCGCTGTCACGATGGTCGGCGGCAGAACTGGCTCGTGAGGCTACCCTGCGAGGGATCACCGTCCAGGGCATTTCACCGGCCACGGTGCACCGCTGGTTGATCACCGACGCGATCAAACCCTGGCAGTACCGGTCCTGGCTCTTCCCGCGCGATCCCGACTTCGCGGCCAAAGCCGCCCGCGTCCTGGACCGCTACGCCGCTCCGCCGGCCAGTGGAACGATCGACCACTGGGTCCCGAGTACGTCATCTCCGCCGACGAGAAAACCTCCATCCAGGCTCGCTGCAGATGCCACCCCCAGCCTGCCGCCAGGCAAAGCCCGAGTGATGCGGGTCAACCACGAATACGAACGCGGTGAAGCACTGGCCTACCTCGCCACCTACGACGTGCACCATGCCCGTGTATTCGGCCAATGCGCTGCCTCCACCGGCATAGAGCCGTTCATGAGCCTGGTCGAGCAGGTCATGACCATCCAACCCTACGCGTCAGCCAAACGCGTATTCTGGGTCGTGGACAACGGCTCCTCCCACCGCGGCCAGGCAGCTATCAACCGCCTCGCGAAACGATTCCCCAACGCGGTCATGGTGCACACCCCGATCCACGCCTCCTGA
- a CDS encoding TetR/AcrR family transcriptional regulator — protein sequence MEATRAPQKLTGKGQATRARILEHAAELIYTRGVHATNNEQLRRAAGISGSQLNHYFPTKESLVLAVIQWQAERILTFHRSERFASFENLDALREWADFYVSYERSYREGCTLGSLASEIIKTDLDVRAELANAFEQWADIFRTGLERMRRLGRINADADPAQLAHLLLSAFQGGMLLAQVARDITPLKDALHAAIDHVETFTGSLNQQT from the coding sequence ATGGAAGCCACTCGAGCGCCACAGAAGCTCACCGGCAAGGGCCAGGCGACCCGAGCCCGCATCCTGGAGCACGCCGCCGAGCTCATCTACACCAGAGGCGTCCACGCGACGAACAACGAGCAACTCCGTCGCGCCGCGGGCATCAGCGGGTCACAGCTCAACCACTATTTCCCAACCAAGGAAAGCCTTGTCCTCGCGGTCATCCAGTGGCAGGCCGAGCGCATACTCACGTTCCATCGCAGTGAGCGGTTCGCCAGCTTCGAAAACCTCGACGCGCTGCGGGAATGGGCGGATTTCTACGTCTCGTACGAGCGCTCCTACCGGGAAGGCTGCACCCTCGGCTCACTCGCCAGCGAGATCATCAAGACCGACCTGGACGTACGCGCCGAGCTCGCGAACGCTTTCGAGCAATGGGCAGACATCTTCCGAACCGGCCTCGAACGGATGCGGCGGCTCGGCCGTATCAACGCTGACGCGGATCCCGCCCAACTGGCCCATCTCCTGCTTTCCGCCTTCCAAGGCGGCATGCTCCTGGCTCAGGTCGCTCGCGACATCACGCCGCTGAAAGACGCTTTGCATGCCGCCATCGATCACGTGGAGACATTCACCGGCAGTTTGAACCAGCAGACCTGA
- a CDS encoding NADP-dependent oxidoreductase, with product MKAIIATDPAAVTAGITLAERPEPTPAINDVIVEVHASGFVPAEWEWPSTWVDRSGHDRGQAIIGHEFAGVVRSLGYGTTGLSLGQRVFGITDWHRDGTLAEYAAVEARNLAPLPGNVDVTVAASLPISGLTAWQGLFQHGRLQAGQTVLAHGAAGAVGSVVTQLASEFGAYVIGTGRAADRQAALDFGANEFLDLDHDDLADLGGVDLVFDVIGGDIQRRSASIVRPGGTLVSVVGPAEARPADGLAIDFVVESVPSQLAAIVDRVRDGRLRTHIGTVATLDDAIPALNPTERRRGKTVIRVRP from the coding sequence ATGAAGGCGATCATCGCGACGGATCCGGCCGCGGTGACAGCGGGGATCACGCTTGCGGAGCGGCCCGAACCGACGCCGGCGATCAACGACGTCATCGTCGAAGTCCACGCGTCGGGCTTCGTCCCCGCGGAGTGGGAGTGGCCATCGACGTGGGTCGATCGCTCCGGCCATGATCGAGGCCAGGCGATCATCGGCCACGAGTTCGCCGGAGTGGTTCGCTCTCTCGGCTACGGCACGACCGGACTTTCGTTGGGACAGCGGGTTTTCGGGATCACGGACTGGCATCGCGACGGGACCCTGGCCGAGTACGCGGCAGTGGAGGCACGCAACCTCGCGCCGCTGCCGGGAAACGTCGATGTCACGGTGGCCGCGAGCCTGCCGATCTCCGGGCTGACCGCGTGGCAAGGCCTGTTCCAGCACGGCCGTCTGCAGGCCGGACAGACCGTCCTCGCGCACGGCGCGGCCGGCGCGGTCGGGTCCGTGGTGACCCAGCTCGCCAGCGAGTTCGGTGCGTACGTCATCGGCACCGGGAGGGCCGCGGACCGCCAGGCGGCGCTCGACTTCGGCGCGAACGAGTTCCTCGACCTCGACCACGACGACCTCGCCGACCTCGGCGGTGTCGACCTGGTCTTCGACGTCATCGGCGGTGACATCCAGCGGCGCTCGGCGAGCATCGTCCGGCCCGGCGGGACGCTGGTGTCGGTGGTCGGCCCCGCGGAGGCCCGCCCTGCCGACGGCCTCGCGATCGACTTCGTCGTGGAGTCCGTCCCGAGCCAGCTGGCGGCGATCGTCGACCGCGTACGAGACGGGCGCCTTCGTACGCACATCGGGACGGTCGCGACCCTCGACGACGCGATCCCCGCGCTCAACCCCACCGAGCGGCGGCGAGGCAAGACGGTCATTCGTGTACGTCCATGA